The following proteins are co-located in the Syntrophorhabdaceae bacterium genome:
- a CDS encoding LD-carboxypeptidase has protein sequence MKAVKPKALKRGDKICIVSPASPTLTESCYERGSLALKSMGFNVTAGRYVHNKHLLFAGEAQKRADDINAAFQDKSVKAIFCSRGGTGTSQILPYIDFSIVRDNPKIFVGYSDITAIEIAIFNQTGLVTFYGPMVSTDFGKDLSPYTRNNFLNAITETEKPLELTNPVNREILTVCAGKAEGLLAGGCLSIAAATLGTAYELDTRDKILFFEDVDEKPHRIDRYLMQLILAGKLQQAKGIIFGTFTRCSYLKRDAYQKYGVTLMDIIKDRITSLNIPCIFGLAFGHVTKKLTIPVGARAVLDATEGRVIIKPAVQ, from the coding sequence ATGAAAGCGGTCAAGCCAAAGGCGCTCAAACGGGGCGATAAAATCTGTATCGTCTCTCCCGCCTCGCCGACACTCACAGAGTCTTGCTACGAGCGGGGAAGCCTCGCGCTAAAGAGCATGGGTTTTAATGTGACCGCGGGCAGATACGTTCACAACAAACATCTGCTTTTTGCCGGTGAGGCGCAAAAGCGCGCCGATGATATCAACGCGGCATTTCAAGATAAATCGGTCAAGGCGATTTTTTGCAGTCGCGGCGGCACAGGTACGTCACAGATACTTCCCTACATCGATTTCTCGATAGTCAGGGATAATCCGAAAATATTTGTAGGCTACAGCGATATTACGGCCATCGAGATCGCCATCTTCAACCAAACCGGGCTCGTAACGTTTTACGGTCCCATGGTCTCTACAGATTTCGGCAAAGACCTAAGCCCTTACACCAGAAACAACTTCCTTAATGCGATCACTGAGACCGAAAAACCGTTAGAGCTCACAAATCCGGTGAACAGAGAGATCCTCACCGTTTGCGCGGGTAAAGCTGAAGGCCTGCTTGCAGGAGGATGCCTCTCCATCGCCGCGGCAACGCTTGGCACCGCGTACGAACTGGACACCAGGGATAAGATCCTCTTCTTCGAGGATGTGGATGAAAAACCGCATCGTATAGACAGGTATCTTATGCAACTCATACTTGCGGGCAAACTACAACAAGCCAAAGGTATAATATTCGGGACGTTTACGAGGTGCAGCTACTTGAAACGCGACGCCTACCAAAAATACGGCGTCACCCTCATGGATATCATCAAAGACCGCATAACGTCTCTCAATATTCCCTGCATTTTCGGTCTCGCATTCGGCCATGTGACAAAGAAACTGACCATCCCTGTGGGCGCCCGCGCTGTACTTGATGCGACAGAAGGCAGGGTAATCATTAAGCCGGCCGTTCAATGA